The Myotis daubentonii chromosome 19, mMyoDau2.1, whole genome shotgun sequence genome window below encodes:
- the OGFOD2 gene encoding 2-oxoglutarate and iron-dependent oxygenase domain-containing protein 2 isoform X1 — MATAGVPQRFCRCACFCSENLYVARYGLHVRFRGEQQLRADYGPILRSRGCVTPKDFQQLLEELEQEVERRKRLGQESAARKALIASSYHPARPEIYNSLQDVALAPEFLAAAEYSALPGADLKGLLQRLETVSEEKRIYRLPVFTAPFCQALLEELEHFERSDMPKGRPNTMNNYGVLLHELGLDEPLVTPLRERFLQPLMALLYPDCGGGWLDSHRAFAVKYAPGQDRELGCHYDNAELTINVSLGKAFTGGALYFGGLFQAPSALASPLEVEHVVGQGVLHRGGQLHGARPLGTGERWNLIVWLRASAVRNRLCPMCCRKPDLVDDEGFGDGFTREEPPAVDVCVMT, encoded by the exons ATGGCGACGGCGGGCGTCCCGCAGCGCTTCTGCCGCTGCGCCTGCTTCTGCTCCGAGAACTTGTACGTGGCGCGCTACGGGCTGCACGTGCGTTTCCGGGGCGAGCAGCAGCTGCGCGCGGACTACGGCCCC ATCCTGCGCAGCCGAGGCTGTGTCACCCCCAAGGACTTCCAGCAGCTGTTAGAAGAG CTGGAGCAGGAGGTGGAGCGGCGGAAGCGCCTAGGGCAGGAGTCGGCTGCCAGGAAAGCCCTCATCGCCAGCTCCTACCACCCGGCTCGGCCTGAAATCTACAACTCACTGCAG GATGTGGCTCTGGCCCCCGAGTTTCTGGCCGCAGCTGAGTACAGCGCATTGCCAGGTGCAGACCTCAAGGGCCTCCTCCAGCGGCTGGAGACGGTGTCAG AGGAGAAGCGGATCTACCGGCTGCCGGTGTTCACGGCGCCGTTCTGCCAGGCgctgctggaggagctggagcaCTTCGAGCGGTCGGACATGCCCAAGGGAAGACCCAACACCATGAACAACTATGGG GTGCTGCTCCATGAGCTGGGCCTGGACGAGCCGCTGGTGACGCCGCTGCGGGAGCGCTTCCTCCAGCCACTGATGGCCCTCCTTTACCCAGACTGTGGCGGAGGCTGGCTCGACAGCCACCGAGCCTTCGCGGTCAAGTACGCACCGGGCCAGGAccgggagttggggtgccactaTGACAACGCCGAGCTGACCATCAACGTGTCCCTGGGCAAGGCCTTCACCGGGGGCGCCCTGTACTTCGGGGGCCTCTtccag GCGccttcagccctggccagcccccTGGAGGTGGAGCATGTGGTGGGCCAGGGTGTGCTGCATCGGGGCGGCCAGCTGCACGGGGCCCGGCCCCTGGGCACGGGCGAGCGATGGAACCTCATCGTCTGGCTCCGGGCCTCCGCTGTGCGCAACCGCCTCTGCCCCATGTGCTGCCGCAAGCCCGACCTGGTGGACGATGAGGGCTTCGGTGACGGCTTCACCCGGGAGGAGCCCCCCGCAGTGGACGTGTGTGTGATGACTTGA
- the OGFOD2 gene encoding 2-oxoglutarate and iron-dependent oxygenase domain-containing protein 2 isoform X2: protein MPKGRPNTMNNYGVLLHELGLDEPLVTPLRERFLQPLMALLYPDCGGGWLDSHRAFAVKYAPGQDRELGCHYDNAELTINVSLGKAFTGGALYFGGLFQAPSALASPLEVEHVVGQGVLHRGGQLHGARPLGTGERWNLIVWLRASAVRNRLCPMCCRKPDLVDDEGFGDGFTREEPPAVDVCVMT from the exons ATGCCCAAGGGAAGACCCAACACCATGAACAACTATGGG GTGCTGCTCCATGAGCTGGGCCTGGACGAGCCGCTGGTGACGCCGCTGCGGGAGCGCTTCCTCCAGCCACTGATGGCCCTCCTTTACCCAGACTGTGGCGGAGGCTGGCTCGACAGCCACCGAGCCTTCGCGGTCAAGTACGCACCGGGCCAGGAccgggagttggggtgccactaTGACAACGCCGAGCTGACCATCAACGTGTCCCTGGGCAAGGCCTTCACCGGGGGCGCCCTGTACTTCGGGGGCCTCTtccag GCGccttcagccctggccagcccccTGGAGGTGGAGCATGTGGTGGGCCAGGGTGTGCTGCATCGGGGCGGCCAGCTGCACGGGGCCCGGCCCCTGGGCACGGGCGAGCGATGGAACCTCATCGTCTGGCTCCGGGCCTCCGCTGTGCGCAACCGCCTCTGCCCCATGTGCTGCCGCAAGCCCGACCTGGTGGACGATGAGGGCTTCGGTGACGGCTTCACCCGGGAGGAGCCCCCCGCAGTGGACGTGTGTGTGATGACTTGA
- the ARL6IP4 gene encoding ADP-ribosylation factor-like protein 6-interacting protein 4 isoform X2 → MAPVGSRQRSRSRSRSRGRGSEKRRKKSSKDARGSFSASRSHGRKASTTSSGAEERSKHQARRRRRSSSSSSSSSSSSSSSSSSSSSSSSSHGRKKWGKHKDKKRKKKKRRKKKLKKKGKEKAEAPPPEALPGPSLDQWHRPAGEEEDGPVLTDEQKSRIRAMKPMTKEEWDARQSVIRKVVDPETGRTRLIKGDGEVLEEIVTKERHREINKQATRGDGLAFQMRAGLLP, encoded by the exons ATGGCTCCCGTCGGCTCTCGCCAGCGCTCGAGGAGTCGCAGCCGCTCGCGGGGCCGAGGGtcggaaaagagaaggaagaagagcagcaaggacgCCCGGGGGAGCTTTTCGGCTTCTAGGTCCCACGGCCGCAAGGCCAGCACCACCTCCTCGGGGGCGGAGG AGAGAAGCAAACACCAGGCCCGGAGGAGACGGCgttccagctcctcctcctcctcctcttccagttCTTCCAGctcctcgtcctcctcgtcctcctcctcttcctccagccaCGGCCGGAAGAAGTGGGGGAAGCACaaggacaagaagaggaagaagaagaagaggaggaagaagaagctgAAGAAGAAAGGCAAGGAGAAGGCGGAGGCGCCGCCGCCTGAGGCTCTACCAGGCCCCTCGCTGGACCAGTGGCACCGACCtgccggggaggaggaggacggcCCAG TGCTGACGGATGAGCAGAAATCGCGCATCCGGGCCATGAAGCCCATGACCAAGGAGGAGTGGGACGCGCGGCAGAGCGTCATCCGCAAGGTGGTGGACCCGGAGACCGGCCGCACCAG gctcaTTAAGGGAGATGGCGAGGTCTTAGAGGAAATCGTAACCAAGGAACGGCACCGGGAGATCAACAAG CAAGCCACCCGAGGGGACGGCCTGGCCTTCCAGATGCGAGCGGGGCTGTTGCCCTGA
- the ARL6IP4 gene encoding ADP-ribosylation factor-like protein 6-interacting protein 4 isoform X1, producing MAPVGSRQRSRSRSRSRGRGSEKRRKKSSKDARGSFSASRSHGRKASTTSSGAEASPSPRITERSKHQARRRRRSSSSSSSSSSSSSSSSSSSSSSSSSHGRKKWGKHKDKKRKKKKRRKKKLKKKGKEKAEAPPPEALPGPSLDQWHRPAGEEEDGPVLTDEQKSRIRAMKPMTKEEWDARQSVIRKVVDPETGRTRLIKGDGEVLEEIVTKERHREINKQATRGDGLAFQMRAGLLP from the exons ATGGCTCCCGTCGGCTCTCGCCAGCGCTCGAGGAGTCGCAGCCGCTCGCGGGGCCGAGGGtcggaaaagagaaggaagaagagcagcaaggacgCCCGGGGGAGCTTTTCGGCTTCTAGGTCCCACGGCCGCAAGGCCAGCACCACCTCCTCGGGGGCGGAGG CCTCACCTTCTCCCCGCATCACAGAGAGAAGCAAACACCAGGCCCGGAGGAGACGGCgttccagctcctcctcctcctcctcttccagttCTTCCAGctcctcgtcctcctcgtcctcctcctcttcctccagccaCGGCCGGAAGAAGTGGGGGAAGCACaaggacaagaagaggaagaagaagaagaggaggaagaagaagctgAAGAAGAAAGGCAAGGAGAAGGCGGAGGCGCCGCCGCCTGAGGCTCTACCAGGCCCCTCGCTGGACCAGTGGCACCGACCtgccggggaggaggaggacggcCCAG TGCTGACGGATGAGCAGAAATCGCGCATCCGGGCCATGAAGCCCATGACCAAGGAGGAGTGGGACGCGCGGCAGAGCGTCATCCGCAAGGTGGTGGACCCGGAGACCGGCCGCACCAG gctcaTTAAGGGAGATGGCGAGGTCTTAGAGGAAATCGTAACCAAGGAACGGCACCGGGAGATCAACAAG CAAGCCACCCGAGGGGACGGCCTGGCCTTCCAGATGCGAGCGGGGCTGTTGCCCTGA